The Sulfurihydrogenibium azorense Az-Fu1 genome contains the following window.
GAAAAGGTCATTGTAATTCTCTTTAAATTTCTTAAGTGTTATTTTGTAATCACCTTTTCTATAGCTCATAGAAAATATGATGAGAGTTATAAGCTCTACATCAGAGAATTTAGGCTTATTTGTTTTATGTTTATGTTTTATGAGTTTTAGGATTTCATCTGTCAGAATATAAACGTTTATGATATAATCTCTAAAAGTCATGATTTTACCTCCAGTGGTAGTTTTACTTTATGATACCACTGGAGGTTTTTTATTTCATCTTTTTTTCGAATTGGAAATTAGGGTCTATAATTTACAAGTTAAAAATTTGGCATAAATTTTGTGTGTATCTTTAAGAGCTCCTGCTGCTAAACCTTTTTAACCTACCTCCTCCAAAATTTTGGGAGTTAGAGTTAGTCTAACTCCCCTTTTTTGTGTTAAAATATTTAAAAATTTTTAGATTTGGAGGAATCTTTATTGATTAAAGAAAGGCTGTTTACTCCCGGACCTGTACCTTTACCACCACAAGTTATAAAAGCATTAGGTCAACAGATAATCCACCACAGAACACCAGAATTTACAAATATATTCTTACAAACAAGAGAAAAACTCCAAAAACTTTTCAACACAGATAGAGATGTTTTAATGTTTGCTTCTTCTGGAACTGGAGCTATGGAAGCTTCCATAGTAAATTTCTTCAGTGAAAATGACAAAGTTTTAGTTATAAATGCAGGAAAGTTTGGAGAAAGGTGGAGAGATTTAGCCAAAACTTTTAGACTACAAGTGATAGATTACCAAATAGAGTGGGGAAGGACCTACGACAAAGATAAAGTAAGTGAGATTGTGAAAAATAACCCAGATTTAAAAGGTATACTAGTTCAGCATTCTGAAACTTCAACTACAACTTTACACGATTTACAATTTTTATCTCAAATCTCTTCTTCTTTAGAAGATTGTCTATTAGTAGTTGATGGTATTACTTCTGTAGGTGTTTACAAAGTTTTTCCACAAGAAATAGGTATAGATATCCTTGTAACAGGAAGCCAAAAAGCTTTAATGCTTCCTCCGGGTCTTTCTATACTTTATTACAGTGAAAAAGCTGAAAAGAGATTAGAAAAAAGTAATTTACCAAAGTACTACTTTTCCGTAAAAGCAGAAAGTAAAAAACAAGCAAAAGGTCAAACTGCCTACACACCTGCTATAAACCTTATTATTGCACTTAACGAAAGTCTTAACCTTATACTTGAAGAAGGATTAGATAATTTAGAAAAAAGGCATTCTATCTTAGCCCAGATGACAAGGGAAGCTATGAAAGAAATTGGTTTAAAACTACTTTCTGAAAGTCCTTCAAACTCTGCAACAGGTGTATTTACTCCTGAAGGTATAGATGCAGATAAATTTAGAAAGGATTTGTTAAAAATAGGTATAAGAGTAGCTGGTGGACAAGACCATTTAAAAGGTAAGATAATAAGAATAGCCCATATGGGATACTTTGATTACCTTGATATGATAGAAGTTATATCTGCAATAGAGATAGCTCTTTATAAAAACGGTTATAAGGTTGACCTTGGAAAAGGTGTAAAAAAAGCTCAAGAAATATACATAAACAGTGTTTAAGGAGATATAAAAGTGGTTAGAATTATATTTGTAAGACATGCAGAGAGTTTATGGAACCCAATAGGAAGGTATCAAGGAAGACTTGACCCTGAACTAAGTGAAAGAGGTCATAGACAAGCAAAACTCATAGGAAAGGCTTTAAAAAAATACAACCCTTCAGCTCTTTACTCAAGCCCTCTTAAAAGAACATATCAAACCGCAGAGTATATAAGTCAAGAGTTGAATTTACCTATAATAAAAAATCAAGATATTATAGAGATAGACCATGGAGACTGGTCAGGGTTGTTAGTTGAAGAGGTAAAAGAAAAATATCCAGATATGTTTAGACAGTGGATATATCAACCTCACGAAGTTAAGTTTCCAAAAGGAGAGTCTTTAAAAGATGTTTTTGATAGAGTAAAAAAATTTTTATCTGATATGTTATCAAAACATGAAGGAGAAACCATAGTGGTTGTATCCCATACAGTGCCTATAAGAGCCTGTTTAACGGCAGGGTTAAATCTTGATATGGATAAATTCTGGAGTTTTGGTTGTGATAACGCTTCTTATTCAATACTAGACTATGACCCACTAAGACCTATACTTTATAAACTTAACAACACTTACTATCTTGGGGAAGAGTTTGTTCCCGCTTTAGATGCACTTTAAGGGTAAAAAGTTGAAGATAGATTTACCTAAAGGTGTTAGATGTTTTAATGTAGAAGACAGCTTTCTTTTAGACCATATAGAAAAAACTATAGAAAACACTTTTAAAGTTTGGGGATACGATAAAATTACACTTCCTACTATTGAGTATTATGACGTTCATAGTCATATTTTTTCTCCTGATATAAGAAAAAATCTTTTTAGAATTATAGATAGATTTGAAGGTGAAATACTTATCCTAAGAGTAGACTTTACAACCCAGATAGCAAGGTATGTTGCATCTTTAAAAGATAAAGATTTTCCTATAAGACTCTACTACTGTGGAGATGTATTTAGATACACTGTTCCAAAAGGTGATAAACTTTACGAAAGAAAACAGATAGGTATAGAATTGATAGGTGTCTCTCAGCTGGAAGCTGATGCGGAAGTTTTAGCAGTTGCAACCTCTTCATTGAAAAATTTGGGAATAGAAAACTTTCAGATAGATATAAACAACATAAAACTATTTCAAGTGTTAAAACAGCTTTTAAACCTTTCTCAAAATGAATATCAAGAGTTTTTAAGTTGTATTAAAAACAGAGAAATTTATAAGTTAGAAAGTTTCGTACAACATTTAAACATAGATAAAAAGCTAAAGAGTTTTATAATCTCTTTACCTACCTTAAATGGAAGTATTGATATGATAAAAGCTCAAGCAGATCAGCTTAAAGATTATCCCGCTATTTATCAAGTTTTACAAGAATTTATTAAAATATACACAATTTTACAAGAATACGACCTTCATAAACATGTGTTTTTTGATTTATCAGAACCAAGAGAGTTTGATTACTATACAGGTATGGTTTTTGAGATTTTTATAAAAGATTTTCCTAAACCTGTTGGTTATGGTGGAAGGTACGATAGACTACTAAGCATGTATAACGATGATTATCCAGCTACAGGTTTTGCTTTTGATACTCTCTATCTCTTTGATTACTTAAAAAAGTTAACTTTAGATTTAAAACCCCAAAAAGATTATTACATAATAGATACGACTGAGGATAAAACTTTGGCTTATCAAATAGCTAAGTATCTAAGAGAAAAAGGTTTTTCTGTTGCAAGGGATATAGTAAAAAGAGAAGTTGAAAAATCCATGGATTTTGCATTTAAAAACGGTTTTAAGAAAGTGATAGTTATAACACTTGAAAATTCAGACAAAAAGGTTTATATTTTTAACAATAAAAAAGAAAAAGAAGAGTTAAATCTTGAGGGTATTTTCAAGTAAAGGTAGTTCTTTAGGAATTATCTTTATCTGAAAGTATCCAGATAGTGCCTTAGGGTACTAAATATTTTTTAAGGAGTTTTAGTATGGAAGTAGGAGACAGAAAAGTTGTGTCTTTTGAGTACACTCTCAAAGACAAAGAAACTGGAGAAGTGCTTGATGCAAGTGCAGGTCAACCACTAACATTTTTAACAGGTGTAGGAGAAATAATCCCCGGTTTAGAGTCAAGAATGCAGGGTATGAAGCAAGGAGAAAAAAGAGTTATAGAAGTACCGGCAGAGGAAGCTTACGGCTTACCTGACCCAAACTTAATTCAGAAAGTTCCAAGAGAGTATTTCCAAGGTATTAACCTTGAAGTTGGATTACCTTTACAAGCTCAAACTCCAGAAGGGCAAATTATTAGTATGGTTGTAGTCGATTTTGATGAAAATACTGTTACAGTAGATTTAAACCATCCTTTAGCTGGTAGAGACTTAGTGTTTGAGATTGAAGTTGTAAATGTTAGAGAAGCTACTCCAGATGAGATATTACATGGACACGCTCACGGAATAGGTGGTCATCATCACTAATAAAAAAGGGGGGTTAACCCCTCTTTTTTAACTTTTTTTGACATTCATTACATATTCCAAAAATCTCAAGTCTGTGGTAATAAGGTTTAAATTTAAACTTTTTACAGACTTTATTTTGGATTTTTTCTATTTTTTCGTCGTGAAACTCAATTATTTTTCCACAAGATAAACATACTAAATGATCGTGATGTTCTTTTAAATTTACTTCGTAATAAGTTTTATTACCGTGTTTTATAACTTCGTTTATAAGTCCAAGCTCTTTTAAAATAGATAAAGTTCTATAAACTGTTGCTCTTGAGGCTTTAATCCCTTTATTTTTAAGTTTGTAAGCAAGTTCTTCTATCTCAAAATGCCCTTTTATTTCTAAAAGCTTGTTAATTATATTTTTTCTTTGTTTTGTTAGCTTTAGATTTTTTTCTTTTAGTAATATCTCAATTTGCTCGGTATTCATATTACTCACCTCTTGTCAGGTCTTTTTAAAGTAAAGATATTTTCTAAAGATACATAGCAATAGTCAGCTCCCCCTAACCTTCCTACAATTTTTAGTTTTTTGTTATCCACATAGCCTTTTTCATTTAAGAGGTTGTCATCTATATGGTATTTCAAAATCTCTCCAAAAATAAGTCCCATGTCAGCTATTTCTATAATCATGTATTTTCTACACTCTATGTTAATAGGGGATTCTTTTATTCTTGGTGCTTTTACTATATCTGAGGGTACAGGTGTTAATTCTGCTTCTTTAAACTCATCTATTTTTTCGTCAAAAGCTACAGCTGTAATATTCATTTTTTCTACTAAATCGTATGTGACAACATTTATAACAAACTCTCCTGTTTCTTCAATATTTTTCCAAGTATCTTTTTTTCTTTCATTATCTTTTTTACCAATAGATACCGCTATTAAAGGGGGAGATGACGATATTCCCATATAAAAGCTAAATGGTGCAATGTTGTATATGCCTTCTTTAGATACTGTTGAAATCCATGCAATAGGTCTTGGAGCTATTGTACTTATCATTAACTTATATATCTGGTCTTCTGATAAATTTTTTACATCAACAACCATTTTAAAATTCTCCTATCTCTTTTGAATGTTTAATATAAAAGCTTTCTATGTAATCTACAACTTCATCTATGTTATCCATTATTTTAAATATATTTAAGTCTTCTTCATCTATATAATTATTAGCTACCACTTTTGATTTTAACCACTGTAAAAGTCCATCCCAGTAATCACTTCCAAAAAAAATCACAGGAAAAGGTTTTAACTTTTTGGTTTGAATTAAAGTTAATGTCTCAAAAACCTCATCTAAGGTTCCATATCCCCCGGGGAAGAGTACAAAACCTGTAGCGTACTTGACAAGCATAACTTTTCTTGCAAAGAAATAGTTAAAGTTTAACGTTAATGTTAAATATGGGTTGGGCTTTTGCTCTTTTGGTAGTTTGATGTTGAGACCTATAGAGTTTCCTCCTGCTTCAAAAGCTCCTCTATTGGCAGCTTCCATTATTCCTGGACCTCCTCCCGTGACTATCGTAAAACCTTTCTTTGCTAGTTTAAATCCAAGTTGTCTTGCAGAATCGTAGTATTTGTCCCCTTCTTTTACCCTTGCAGACCCAAAGATAGTTACACTTGGCTGGTAATCTGGCATTACTTCAAAGCCATCTATAAAGTCTCCGATAATTTTAAAAAGTCTCCAAGATTCTTCTTTTTTTAGTTCATTTATTATGTAGTTATTCATTCTGTAGCTCCTTGTACTTTGTACTTTTTGGATAAAGTATCTTTGCTATAATTATAGAAATTTCATAGAATAAAATCAATGGAATAGCCAGCATCAACTGACTAAAAACATCTGGAGTTGGTGTAAGTACAGCTGCAACTATAAAAGCAATTACAATAAAGTATGGTCTTGCTTTTTGTAAAAACTCTGGAGTTACTAAACCAAGTCTTGCGAGTAATGATAAAACAACAGGAAGCTCAAAGGTTAATCCAAAAGCTAAAATCATTCTCAAAACAAAAGATATATATTCTTTTACAGAAAATATAGCCTCAGCTCCAAGTTGGATATTACCAAAGTTAATAAAAAATCCTATTGCTATAGGTAGAACAAGATAAAATGAAAACAAACATCCAATAGCAAAAAACAATGTTGTAAAAAATACAAACGGTACTGCCAACTTTTTTTCATGTTCATACAAAGCAGGTTCAATAAACTTCCATATTTGGTAGAAAACAAAAGGTGAAACCAGTATAAACCCCGCTAAAAATGATATTTTAAAAGCTGTGAAGAAAGGTTCAGTAGGTGAGAGAAAGTACAGTTTTAGATTAGGGTTAACTTTTAAAAGAGGCTGTTTTAAAAGTTCGAATATGTAGTTTGCCTTAGTGAAGGCTATTACAGTTCCAATTATTAAAGCAAGGACTATTCTAATAAGTCTTGTTCTTAACTCTGCAAGATGCTCTGTTATTGGAGCTTCTGGAAGTTGCTGATTCTCCATCTTATACCTCTTTTGATTCTTTTTTAAAGCTTACCTTTTCTCTTACCACTTCTTTTTTATCTTCAGGCTTTTTTATCTCTTTTTCAAACTCTTCATCAAACGAACTTTTTGAAGTCTCTTGAGGTTTAACTTGGTTAAAATCATCTATTTTAATATCTTTTTGTATACTTTTAACAGAGGATATATCATTTACTACAGAAGATTTTACTTCATCAACAGAAGATTTAATCTCTCTATAAAATTTACCTAAAGCTTTTGCTACTTCTGGTAATCTTTGAGGACCTAAAACTATTAAGGCTACAACCATTATCAATAAAAGCTCTTGTAAACCTATACCAAACATAATTTTATCCTCCTTAAAAATCAAGTCCTATACTAAACTCTATTCTGTATCCACTTTCTCCTGGCTTTCTGTCTAACTTCTTTGCATAATCTAAAATAAGTGAACCTGCAGGAGTTGGAACATAAATACCTATTCCAGCTGTCTTTCTAAATTTATGACTTTTATACTCTTTAAAGTCTGTATAAACATTTCCTAAATCGTAAAATGTAAGTAGATATATATTATACTTTGGATAGACTAAAAATCTTAAATCGTTGTTTATAAGGATAAAACTGTTTCCTCCAATTCCTTTTTCCCCTGCTACTTCATCTATACCAAAACCTCTCAAAGAAGATATACCACCTAAAAAGTATCTTTCTGAGATAGGTAAGGTGTTATTATTTTTAAATATATAACCTGTTGAAAATCTTGGGGAGAAGACTAAATAGTTGAAAAACTCACTGTACAACCTTAAAGAAAGTTCTCCGGAATAATAGTCTATATCTTTAAAAGATTTAGATATTTTAGATATAAACAGATAACCTTTTTTAGGGTCAATTTTGGAGTTTCTATGGTCGTCAGTTAAAGATAAGGATATTTTAAATTGAGAATAGCTTTTTACTGGGCTTGGTAAGGTTAGTTTATCTAAAGAACTATCTTTACTTTCAAAAGTAATCCTTAACCTTACAAATTTATTGTGAAACTTTTCAATAAAAAAGTCAAACCCTTGTGAAGAAAGGTTAAAGTATCTTCTATACTGTATGTTTTTATATGGAGATATAAAAGAGGTTAAACCGTAAGGAAGGAGTCTACTACCAAAACTAAGTCTGTAGTTTGTTTGGAAGTTTGATCTTTCTAAGTAGATAGAGCTCTCTAATCCATAACTGAAAAGATTTTTAAGTATTAACGCAGCTGATACCTTAAACTGTTGGTCTGTACTATAACCTACGCTACCTTGTAGTAGGCCTCTTTTGTCATCGTGTAGTATTAAAGCTTTGTCTAAGACTTTCTCTTCCTCGTTTTTTAAAAATACAGGGTTTATATAATCAAAGAGTCTCGAATCATAGAGTCTATTAATCGCTACATCTACTACTTTAGAGTCAAATGTATCTTTTTCCCTCAGCTGCCATTTTACTACTTTAGGGTTTAGATAATTACTTCCGTATATAAATGTTATACCGTTTTTATAGATAGAGCCTTTTTCATACACAAAGTCAGCTATTACTTCTACTTTATCTTCTTTCTCTTGAGTTATTACGTTGAGCAGCACATCACCATCTAAAAATCCATCTTCTTGAAGACTTTTCTTTAAGGTTTTCTGTATCTCTACTATTTCTTTTGGGTCGTAAATCTTAGGTAGTTTAACTTCAATTTTTGTTTTATAGTTTTCTTGATTTATTTTTGTAAGTATGTACTGTTTTCCTTTGTAGAATGATATTTCTACATCAACTAAACCATTATCTTTAACATTTTCTTTTATAGAGTAGTTTACAGAAAGATAACCTTTTGAGTAGAAGTCTTCTTCCCTTTTTTCTAAAAATTCTTTTAACTCTCTTTGGTTGTAGTAATTACTTAGTATCTTTTTAACACCATCCATAATTCCGGGAGTATCTGTTTTGACTTCCAATTTATCAACTTTATACCTTTGTCCCTCTTCTATGTTTATGTTTATTATAGAAAAAAGTGAATAAAGACCTTGATAAAGGTCTTCTGACTCTGAAACTTCGTAAGAAACATCTACATCCAAAAATCCTTGTCCTTTGTAAAACTCGATAATGTTTTCTTTGGATTTATTTAACTGGTAGTGGTTAAAGCCGTTTTCTTCAAGGGTTAAGAGTTTTCTTAATTCATTTTCGTTAAAAGCTTTGTTTCCTTTAAAGTTAACAGTGTACTTTGTCCCAAAGTTTATTGCTACATAGAGGTTTGCATAGTTTTCATTTACTTGCTCTATATCTTGTAAATTAACAAAAGCATCGTAATAGCCACCTTTTCTAAGGAAAGATAAAAGATTTTCTATCTTTTTTTCTATCTCATCAAAGTATAAGTAATCTCCTTTTTTTAATTTAAGAACCTTTAGAAAGGTTATTCTATCAAGCTCTGAAATACTTTGGTCTGACAAGAAAATTATATCGTTTAACTTTGTTTTTTTACCTTCGTTTATTTTCAAGTTTATAGTGGCATAACCATCTGGAGTATAGTTAGAGGTTATATCTACAGTTGTAAAAAGAAAACCTTTATCGGCATAGAACTGTCTTATTCTTAATGGTATAGTTTGAAGTAGAGATGTGTCAAAAGTGTAATTTTCGTTTAAGCCTGTAATTGCTTTTATCTCTGATTTCCAAAAACTTTTATTTCCAGATATATTTAAAGTTTTAAGTGTTGGTTTTTTTTCTAAAAATATTTTATTATCCTTTATCTCTATACTTTCAAAATCGTTTGTTTGTTCAAACAGTGTTTTTAAAAGCTCTAAATCTTTTGTTTTTTCGTACACTTCCAAAGCATTGTTTTTAGGGAGCTTATAGTTAGAGATTATAACATCATCACTACAGTAAGCAACCGTCCAAAAAAGCATCAATGTAAAGACAATAAAACGATATACCATTAACTCTCCGTATGTCTAAAATCATTTAAAATCTGTTAATAAATTATAATATTATTGTACTTGGAATTTTTTTATGAGGTAAAGTAGTGCAAAGAAGGAACACTAACCAAAGAAAGATTATATACGAGATAGTTAAAAGTACTAATATACATCCGACTGCAGACTGGATTTATGAAAAGGCAAGACTTTACATTCCAAACATCAGTTTAGGTACTGTTTACAGAAATTTAAAGATTTTAAAAGAGGAAGGTTTCATCACTGAGATAAACGATGGAAAACAAAGTAGGTTTGATGCAAGGACTGATAGACATTACCACTTTAAATGTGTAAAATGTGAAAGTATCTACGATATAGGCCTTGATATGGTACATATCAATATGGATTTAAAGAAACTTTCAAGGAAAGGGTTTAAGGTAAAAGATGTAAACATAGATATAGAAGGTGTATGTCCAAAATGTGCTAAAGGAGAGAAACTTGAGAAGAATAGTTAGCCCTATAAATTTTAGACCCGATAGACTTCCCCCAGGACAACATTGGACAGATAAGCTTATTATTCTTGGAATATCAGACCCTCCTGAATTGGATTTATCTCAGTATAGACTTAAGATATTTGGAGAAGTTGAAAAACCAGTTGTTTTAACTTGGGAAGATATAATGGATTTAGAGCCTGTTGAACTTGTTGCTGACTTTCACTGTGTAACAAGATGGAGCTGTAAAGATGTTGTGTGGCAAGGCTTTCACGTAGATGAGATAAAAAAGTTAGTTAACATAAAACCAACTGCTAAATCGGTTATGATACACTCTTTAGATGGGTATACAACTAACATTCCTATAGAGTACTTTTTTGATGAAGATGTAATTTTTGCTTATAAACTTTTTGGAAAACCTATACCACCGGACAACGGATACCCACTAAGACTGATAGTCCCAAAACTGTACTCTTGGAAAAGTGCAAAGTTTGTAGCTGGTATTGAGTTTATGCCAGAGGACAGACCCGGCTTTTGGGAGATGAGAGGTTATCATATTTTAGGAGACCCTTGGAAAGAACAAAGATACTCATATTGATGGAGGTTTGGAATGGTAAAGTTAAAAGTAGTTGTAGATAGGACTTTATGTGAAGGCATTGGAGTATGTGTTCCAGAAGCTCCTAAATATCTAATTTTAGATAAAAGACATAAAGCAGTAATATTAGAACCGGGTAAAGATAAAGAAAAATTATTCCAAGAAGTTGCAGAAAAGAAAAGACAAGAAGTTGTTTTAGAGCTATCAGATGATGAATCTGAAGATATGTTTAGAGCTGCTGAGGCTTGTCCTGTAAAAGCTATATTTATTTACGACCCTGATACTGGAGAACAACTATACCCTTAGGAGATAATTATGCTTGACAAAATATATGGTATATACGAAAGAAACGTAAAAGTATTGCTGATACTTATACCAGCTATACTCTTTGCAGTGATGGCTTATTTATATATTAAAGCTGGATAACTACTCTATATTCTGAACTTGTTGACGGATTTTTTCCAGTTGCGTTTTCATCTCTACAGTGTAATTGCTAAAGTCTGGCATTTTGTTTCCAAGAGTGTTTATCTCTCTGTGCATCTCCTGACACAAAAAGTCTAACTTTCTACCTATAGGTTTATCTAACTTGATTAGCTGGTAAAACCTTTCTAAATGGGTTTTTAATCTTATTACTTCTTCTGTGATATCTATTTTGTCTGCAAGGAGTGTAGCTTCTATAAATGCCCTTTCTGAGTAGTTTTCTCCAAGGAGCTGTTTTACTTTTTGGTATATTCTTTCTTTTGCCTTTTCTAAGATAACTTCCTTTTCTTTTTCTATTTTTTCTGTAAAGTCTTTTATTATTTTTAATCTACTTTCTATGTCCAAAATTAGCTTATCTCCTTCTCTCTTTCTTTCTTGTTTTAAAAGTGAGATACTTTCTTTTACTGTATTTAGTACATCTTCTTTTAGCTGGTTTGGTAGTTCTTCAGAGTTGTTTGAGTTTAGTTGATAACTTAAGATATCATAGATTTTATCGTCTGTAAGGTTTAAGTTTAGATTGTTTACTAAGTCTTTTATTTGAGATAGAATGATTTTTAATTTTTCTACATCTAAAACATTAGATAGATTTTGGTAAGTTATATTTATAACAACTTGAAAAGTTCCCCTTTCAAAACTTTCTTGAAAAAGTTTTCTAATATCTAAATCTAAGTACATTACAACATTTTTATCCCCTTTTAAAGACAAATCAAAACCTTTACTATTTAAAGATTTTACACTTACAGATATCTCATAGTCTGGAAAGGTTTTTTTTACAAAAGTAAATCCTGTCATACTGTATGGCATAATTACACCTCAATTCCAAAAAAGTATTGGACTATTTTACCAAAAGTAAAAGATGTAGCAGCTGCAAAAGATGCTGCGAGAATCATCTCTGTTATTTTTTTCTTAATAGAAATACCAGAAAATATAGCTACAAAAGAAGCTACAAAACTAAGTATCAACATCGCAAAAACCAAAGAAAAACCAAGAGCTACAAAAGAATTACCAAATAAGAAAAACGGTAAAACTGGGAAAATTACACCAAGTAAGTAAGAAAATCCCGTAAAAAATCCAGATTTTATCTCATTTTCTTCTACTTCTTTTTGAAATACACTTGATAAACTTACATTTTCTTTTTTTAACTTTTCTACCACTTCCTTAACTACATTATCAGGAATATCACTTTCTTTTAGTTTTTCTTCAAAAAGTTCATAACTTTTCTCTGGGAAAATATCCATTATTATTTTGTTCCTTTCGTTAAATGCTTCACTTATCTGTCTCTGAGACCGTACCGATATGTAAGCTCCTATACCCATAGACAAACTTCCAGCTATACCTACTACACAACCGCTGATACCTACT
Protein-coding sequences here:
- a CDS encoding sulfite oxidase-like oxidoreductase; the encoded protein is MRRIVSPINFRPDRLPPGQHWTDKLIILGISDPPELDLSQYRLKIFGEVEKPVVLTWEDIMDLEPVELVADFHCVTRWSCKDVVWQGFHVDEIKKLVNIKPTAKSVMIHSLDGYTTNIPIEYFFDEDVIFAYKLFGKPIPPDNGYPLRLIVPKLYSWKSAKFVAGIEFMPEDRPGFWEMRGYHILGDPWKEQRYSY
- a CDS encoding YicC/YloC family endoribonuclease gives rise to the protein MPYSMTGFTFVKKTFPDYEISVSVKSLNSKGFDLSLKGDKNVVMYLDLDIRKLFQESFERGTFQVVINITYQNLSNVLDVEKLKIILSQIKDLVNNLNLNLTDDKIYDILSYQLNSNNSEELPNQLKEDVLNTVKESISLLKQERKREGDKLILDIESRLKIIKDFTEKIEKEKEVILEKAKERIYQKVKQLLGENYSERAFIEATLLADKIDITEEVIRLKTHLERFYQLIKLDKPIGRKLDFLCQEMHREINTLGNKMPDFSNYTVEMKTQLEKIRQQVQNIE
- a CDS encoding VIT1/CCC1 transporter family protein, with amino-acid sequence MDLIEKAKEFYINEIYDYNFYSFLADKTKNLSLKENLLKIAKAEEKHSNFWKYFITSRGHNLPEIPQGYTKNKYWQFFANVFNPILLISILEQGESNALKDYYKFLKEADLNEYEVNSLKNIILDEIEHETFFSKEAEKLGLTNVRDLILGMNDGLVEILGTVAGLSAVYPTNPFLVGISGCVVGIAGSLSMGIGAYISVRSQRQISEAFNERNKIIMDIFPEKSYELFEEKLKESDIPDNVVKEVVEKLKKENVSLSSVFQKEVEENEIKSGFFTGFSYLLGVIFPVLPFFLFGNSFVALGFSLVFAMLILSFVASFVAIFSGISIKKKITEMILAASFAAATSFTFGKIVQYFFGIEV
- a CDS encoding BamA/OMP85 family outer membrane protein, with translation MLFWTVAYCSDDVIISNYKLPKNNALEVYEKTKDLELLKTLFEQTNDFESIEIKDNKIFLEKKPTLKTLNISGNKSFWKSEIKAITGLNENYTFDTSLLQTIPLRIRQFYADKGFLFTTVDITSNYTPDGYATINLKINEGKKTKLNDIIFLSDQSISELDRITFLKVLKLKKGDYLYFDEIEKKIENLLSFLRKGGYYDAFVNLQDIEQVNENYANLYVAINFGTKYTVNFKGNKAFNENELRKLLTLEENGFNHYQLNKSKENIIEFYKGQGFLDVDVSYEVSESEDLYQGLYSLFSIININIEEGQRYKVDKLEVKTDTPGIMDGVKKILSNYYNQRELKEFLEKREEDFYSKGYLSVNYSIKENVKDNGLVDVEISFYKGKQYILTKINQENYKTKIEVKLPKIYDPKEIVEIQKTLKKSLQEDGFLDGDVLLNVITQEKEDKVEVIADFVYEKGSIYKNGITFIYGSNYLNPKVVKWQLREKDTFDSKVVDVAINRLYDSRLFDYINPVFLKNEEEKVLDKALILHDDKRGLLQGSVGYSTDQQFKVSAALILKNLFSYGLESSIYLERSNFQTNYRLSFGSRLLPYGLTSFISPYKNIQYRRYFNLSSQGFDFFIEKFHNKFVRLRITFESKDSSLDKLTLPSPVKSYSQFKISLSLTDDHRNSKIDPKKGYLFISKISKSFKDIDYYSGELSLRLYSEFFNYLVFSPRFSTGYIFKNNNTLPISERYFLGGISSLRGFGIDEVAGEKGIGGNSFILINNDLRFLVYPKYNIYLLTFYDLGNVYTDFKEYKSHKFRKTAGIGIYVPTPAGSLILDYAKKLDRKPGESGYRIEFSIGLDF
- a CDS encoding ferredoxin, with the translated sequence MVKLKVVVDRTLCEGIGVCVPEAPKYLILDKRHKAVILEPGKDKEKLFQEVAEKKRQEVVLELSDDESEDMFRAAEACPVKAIFIYDPDTGEQLYP
- a CDS encoding Fur family transcriptional regulator, with protein sequence MQRRNTNQRKIIYEIVKSTNIHPTADWIYEKARLYIPNISLGTVYRNLKILKEEGFITEINDGKQSRFDARTDRHYHFKCVKCESIYDIGLDMVHINMDLKKLSRKGFKVKDVNIDIEGVCPKCAKGEKLEKNS